In the genome of Paenibacillus pabuli, one region contains:
- a CDS encoding response regulator, translated as MYSIFLVDDEELGLEMMRDYIRWEELGIYIMGTASNGREALEKIEATQPDIVLTDVQMPIMNGIDLARKIHESYDSIQVMFLTGHDEFQYVKSAINVGAVGYMLKPLDLNEIESVISKVKQRCDEVAMKNRSMEAAKANILKELSYEKNEDRAMDLACSFSRLTRQSETTRYAMALFSIDPKEAEEEEQSLEECTGRLVSFLDHFFKAKNLKAIFVDYKEGETGVFMEAAQQPGHYAWEDLAEAIRSALDFTVTAAVGGRETELAHIHCLYEQTRIVLNERFYEGTGTIIHAETLSNQFYTEHMPPFEQKEWFEAINRLDFEWAAQKLHGYIEGLAALRVKKKIICDWSIDLVNELLEQLHKPVPKRAELYHSIYNALTLHEIEDLILGTAEDAVSMLGERFMDKNAKLIHKVRTLIDQNYNQPITINSLSDQVYLSPNYLRSIFKDKTGMTIHDYLTRIRLDKARELLADGSLKIHDIAQNVGYESTSYFISLFLKTQGVTPNEYRKSI; from the coding sequence ATGTATAGTATTTTTTTGGTAGACGATGAAGAGCTGGGACTTGAGATGATGAGGGATTATATCCGTTGGGAAGAGCTGGGTATCTATATCATGGGAACGGCGAGTAACGGCAGGGAGGCCTTGGAGAAGATCGAGGCCACCCAGCCTGATATCGTTCTTACCGATGTTCAGATGCCGATCATGAACGGTATTGATCTGGCGAGAAAGATACATGAGAGCTACGACTCGATCCAGGTGATGTTTCTGACCGGGCACGATGAATTTCAATATGTAAAATCGGCTATCAACGTAGGGGCCGTGGGATATATGCTAAAACCTTTGGATTTAAATGAAATTGAAAGCGTTATCAGTAAAGTTAAACAGCGTTGTGACGAAGTTGCAATGAAGAACCGTTCCATGGAGGCGGCCAAAGCCAATATCCTGAAGGAGTTATCTTACGAAAAAAATGAGGATCGTGCTATGGATCTCGCTTGTAGTTTCAGCCGTCTAACCCGACAATCTGAGACCACACGATATGCAATGGCCTTGTTCAGCATCGATCCCAAGGAGGCTGAAGAGGAGGAGCAAAGTCTGGAAGAATGTACGGGTCGGCTGGTGTCTTTTCTCGACCATTTCTTCAAGGCAAAGAACCTGAAAGCGATCTTTGTGGATTACAAGGAAGGAGAGACGGGGGTATTTATGGAAGCGGCCCAGCAGCCGGGACATTATGCGTGGGAAGACTTGGCTGAGGCTATTCGTAGTGCTCTCGATTTCACGGTGACGGCTGCTGTAGGAGGACGAGAGACCGAGTTAGCCCATATTCACTGTCTGTACGAACAGACGCGTATCGTTTTGAACGAGCGTTTCTATGAAGGTACAGGCACGATTATTCATGCGGAGACGCTTTCGAACCAGTTTTATACGGAGCATATGCCCCCTTTTGAACAAAAGGAATGGTTTGAGGCCATTAACCGTCTGGATTTTGAATGGGCCGCACAGAAGCTGCACGGGTATATTGAAGGTTTGGCAGCACTGCGAGTCAAGAAGAAAATCATCTGCGACTGGTCGATAGATCTCGTGAATGAGCTGCTGGAGCAGCTTCATAAACCTGTTCCGAAGCGGGCTGAGCTGTATCATTCCATCTATAATGCACTAACTCTGCATGAGATCGAAGATCTGATTCTAGGTACTGCGGAAGATGCGGTGAGCATGCTGGGTGAGCGGTTTATGGACAAAAATGCAAAATTGATTCACAAGGTTCGTACCCTCATCGATCAGAATTACAATCAGCCGATTACCATCAACAGCCTGTCTGATCAGGTCTATTTGTCACCGAACTATTTGAGATCCATTTTTAAGGACAAAACAGGGATGACGATTCACGATTATCTGACACGCATCAGACTGGATAAAGCCAGGGAACTGCTGGCAGATGGCTCGCTCAAGATTCACGATATCGCGCAGAACGTGGGCTATGAGAGTACGTCCTATTTTATTTCTCTATTCCTAAAGACACAGGGCGTAACACCCAACGAATACAGGAAAAGTATATAA
- a CDS encoding S-layer homology domain-containing protein — MLRRIMKKGFVFLIIFCLVVGGGQFVRTAHADDMNTYEAEAEGNILLGNAKISDSPTASGGKKVGGMYQGSSLQFNNVTVSETGNYKISVYYISGDSRPFNISANGGEKQFEEPPKTVDWDTVGIYDVILPLNAGANTILIDDNNWYSPDIDKIVIRGLDSGHPGEGGGDDWKKNLHGAIIEAEAADNILKGNAKVVDSSISSGGKKVTDLNKNSSLQFTNVTVPADGTYLIRISYISGDQRPVYMQVNNGTDEMIDLPKTASWNTVGTYDAEASLHKGVNTITFSDHDWYSPDLDRIEVIPYTLSYEAEDSGNTLTGEARVTESPNASGGKKVGYLNGGSSLTFNKIIAPMTGDYRVKVDYFSGDPRSFYVHANGGEEQFHDLPKTPDWDTLGTYDLTLPLTEGENTITFSDNNGYSPDLDRIIVEPAIETEPENPGEGDDDLGTPGNSQRYGDITVTDYTHGLLVSNGQYEVSYNTQTGFVGYSWAEGQKMRGIFSSIKLGDSLVETKGYENHASGGAPLEIQDGFGKGIELNFVHTSTGKPTLKQIYRFYENKSYFLNRLDAISDTEIQSNYMSPITVKNTGGVDIGVSSDNRVLTVPFDNDAWIRYKSQTMNRADTSYEMTTVFNNSTRNGLVIGSVTHDIWKTGIDWKGSANRLNEFAVYGGAASDVTRDTQPHGSLTGTELSSPLIMVGGFSDYRTGLEEYGKANAIITPPLALNPELPQGVPVGWNSWGAYDSSLSYQNVVDVSNYFKNSLKKFNNNGNVFINMDSYWDNLSDAELAQAVSVIKDNGQHAGIYWGPFVYWGNDMSQKVDGTNGQYTYGDIVLKDAEGEPLPTLDGAYALDVTHPGSQMRMNYFLDKFKSLGFTFIKLDFLTHGSLEGQHYDTTVTTGIQAYNEGMRYVEERLDGKMFISASIAPIFPSQYAHSRRISCDTYGKINETEYMLNSLTYGFWQNGTIYSYTDPDHLALSRASSLEEARSRVNSGVIAGTVMLDSDDVNDPKAQEYMTALYNNTDVLQVALKGKVFKPLEGNTNANAADTFVLKDGNDYYLAVFNYSANSSANKTIHLGRAGLNESKSYMLRDLWTGESSSATGSWSISLGPAESKLVKLTEKAVTPENPGNPGNPGNPGNPGNNGNTNNTSGNSGNSVTPENDTAKLVITADMLKVDSGAGKVVVDIKAGTQELQLSSAVLRQLGNHTLEVKSGKLTLQIPASLFQQLLSKLPAGQQEDSIISLKMVPLGSKAKEIVAAVESSSRATVSLKGEIVEFSLSATTKSGTTETLSAFDHPVTLSLAAAEGFDPSQGGIYYINENGKLEFLKSDYVNGVLTTKVSHFSKYAILQLNRTFADVPANHWASSVIKELAAKGYVEGTNEDQFEPGRAVTRAEFTAMLVHSLGLTVAGKVQFTDVATAAWYAEPISIATQAGIVNGRSAASFQPDAQITREEITVMLMKAYELNDGKVPVGSTDILFTDMAQVSSWAAVSVKDAARLGLVQGQKQGQFVPKGIASRSEAAQVIYNLILK, encoded by the coding sequence ATGTTGAGACGGATTATGAAAAAAGGATTTGTGTTCTTAATCATTTTTTGCTTGGTAGTTGGCGGGGGCCAGTTCGTCCGCACAGCTCACGCCGATGATATGAATACCTATGAAGCCGAGGCCGAGGGAAATATTTTGCTTGGCAACGCGAAAATCTCTGATAGCCCGACGGCTTCAGGCGGCAAAAAGGTCGGAGGCATGTACCAAGGCAGTTCATTGCAATTTAACAATGTTACTGTAAGTGAGACAGGAAATTATAAGATTTCCGTTTACTACATTTCAGGTGATTCGCGGCCGTTTAATATTAGTGCAAACGGCGGGGAGAAGCAATTTGAAGAACCGCCCAAGACAGTCGACTGGGATACGGTGGGAATATATGATGTGATCCTTCCGTTGAACGCTGGTGCCAACACCATCCTGATTGATGACAACAACTGGTATTCTCCTGACATTGACAAGATTGTGATCCGCGGTTTGGACAGTGGCCACCCGGGAGAAGGGGGCGGAGACGACTGGAAGAAAAATTTGCATGGTGCAATCATTGAGGCAGAAGCAGCCGACAATATTTTGAAAGGCAATGCCAAGGTGGTGGACAGCAGTATCAGTTCAGGCGGAAAAAAAGTAACGGATCTGAACAAAAACAGTTCACTGCAATTTACGAATGTTACTGTACCGGCAGATGGTACATATTTGATCCGAATATCTTATATCTCCGGTGACCAACGTCCTGTTTATATGCAGGTGAACAATGGCACGGATGAGATGATTGATCTGCCCAAAACGGCAAGCTGGAATACGGTAGGCACGTATGATGCGGAAGCTTCCCTTCATAAGGGAGTTAATACCATTACGTTCTCGGATCATGATTGGTACTCCCCCGATTTGGACCGAATTGAAGTAATCCCGTATACGCTTAGCTATGAAGCCGAAGATTCGGGCAATACGCTGACTGGTGAAGCGCGTGTAACAGAGAGTCCGAATGCTTCCGGTGGCAAAAAGGTTGGCTACCTGAATGGCGGGAGCTCCTTGACGTTCAACAAAATTATAGCCCCCATGACAGGTGATTACCGCGTTAAGGTTGATTATTTTTCCGGTGATCCGCGGAGTTTCTATGTCCATGCGAATGGTGGGGAAGAGCAGTTCCATGACCTTCCCAAAACCCCGGATTGGGATACGTTAGGTACGTATGATCTTACACTCCCATTAACTGAAGGCGAGAATACGATTACCTTTTCAGACAACAATGGCTATTCTCCCGATCTGGACCGGATTATCGTAGAGCCTGCGATAGAGACAGAACCCGAAAATCCAGGTGAAGGAGATGACGATCTGGGAACACCGGGTAACTCGCAACGATACGGGGATATCACGGTGACTGATTACACCCATGGCCTTCTGGTATCGAATGGACAATACGAAGTGTCTTATAATACCCAGACTGGATTCGTCGGTTATAGCTGGGCAGAAGGGCAGAAGATGCGGGGGATTTTCAGCAGTATTAAACTTGGTGATAGCCTTGTTGAAACCAAAGGTTATGAGAATCATGCAAGCGGTGGAGCACCGCTGGAGATTCAGGATGGATTCGGCAAAGGCATTGAGTTGAACTTTGTTCATACGTCAACTGGCAAACCAACCCTGAAGCAGATCTATCGGTTTTATGAAAATAAATCGTATTTCCTCAACCGTCTGGACGCCATCAGTGATACAGAGATCCAGAGTAATTACATGTCACCCATTACCGTGAAAAATACGGGTGGTGTGGATATCGGCGTCAGCTCGGATAACCGCGTGCTTACGGTGCCTTTTGACAACGATGCATGGATTCGCTATAAATCTCAAACGATGAACCGGGCGGATACCAGTTACGAAATGACAACGGTATTCAATAACTCAACACGTAACGGTCTTGTGATCGGTTCAGTAACCCATGACATCTGGAAGACCGGTATTGACTGGAAAGGCTCAGCTAATCGTCTGAATGAATTTGCTGTGTATGGTGGTGCAGCGAGTGACGTTACTCGCGATACTCAGCCACATGGCAGCCTGACTGGTACTGAACTGTCCTCGCCACTGATTATGGTAGGTGGTTTCAGTGATTACCGCACAGGACTTGAAGAATACGGAAAAGCCAATGCAATTATTACACCTCCGCTAGCGTTGAATCCGGAGCTGCCACAAGGTGTTCCAGTAGGTTGGAATAGCTGGGGAGCTTATGACAGCAGCCTTTCGTATCAGAATGTAGTAGATGTATCGAATTATTTCAAGAACAGCTTGAAGAAGTTTAATAATAACGGCAATGTATTCATTAATATGGATTCCTACTGGGATAATCTGAGTGATGCAGAGCTTGCCCAAGCCGTATCTGTAATTAAGGACAATGGTCAGCATGCGGGCATCTATTGGGGACCATTTGTGTATTGGGGCAACGATATGAGCCAAAAAGTAGATGGTACCAACGGGCAATATACGTATGGTGATATTGTGCTTAAGGATGCCGAGGGGGAACCTCTGCCTACACTGGATGGAGCATATGCACTGGATGTGACACATCCGGGGAGTCAAATGCGTATGAATTATTTTCTGGATAAGTTTAAATCACTTGGATTCACCTTCATCAAACTGGATTTCCTGACCCATGGCTCACTGGAAGGCCAACATTATGATACAACTGTGACGACAGGGATCCAGGCATACAATGAAGGAATGCGTTACGTCGAAGAGCGATTGGATGGGAAAATGTTTATTAGTGCGTCTATTGCACCGATCTTTCCAAGTCAATATGCGCACAGCAGACGGATCTCTTGTGACACCTATGGCAAAATCAATGAGACGGAGTACATGCTCAATTCATTGACATATGGTTTCTGGCAAAATGGAACGATCTATTCTTATACAGACCCTGATCATCTGGCATTAAGCAGAGCATCCAGCCTGGAGGAAGCCCGTAGCCGCGTGAATTCCGGTGTAATTGCCGGTACGGTGATGCTGGATTCCGATGATGTGAATGATCCCAAGGCACAGGAATACATGACAGCATTGTACAATAATACGGATGTTCTTCAGGTGGCGCTGAAAGGCAAAGTATTCAAGCCGCTTGAAGGGAATACGAATGCAAATGCTGCAGATACGTTTGTTCTAAAAGACGGCAATGATTATTACCTTGCCGTATTTAATTACAGCGCCAATAGTTCAGCGAACAAAACGATTCATTTGGGTCGTGCCGGATTGAATGAATCCAAATCCTACATGTTACGAGATTTGTGGACAGGTGAATCTTCGTCAGCCACGGGTTCATGGTCCATCTCGCTTGGACCGGCTGAATCGAAGTTGGTTAAATTGACCGAAAAAGCAGTCACCCCGGAAAACCCAGGCAACCCAGGCAACCCAGGTAATCCAGGCAACCCTGGCAACAATGGCAATACCAATAATACTAGCGGGAACTCCGGCAACAGCGTGACTCCGGAGAACGATACAGCAAAACTGGTCATCACAGCCGATATGCTGAAAGTGGACAGTGGGGCAGGGAAAGTCGTTGTGGACATCAAGGCTGGTACTCAGGAACTACAATTGTCATCTGCTGTTTTACGCCAGCTCGGCAACCATACACTGGAGGTGAAATCAGGCAAGCTAACCCTGCAAATACCTGCGAGTTTGTTCCAGCAGCTGTTGAGCAAGCTACCAGCGGGGCAACAGGAAGATAGTATAATTTCCTTGAAAATGGTTCCGCTTGGCAGTAAGGCTAAGGAGATCGTTGCTGCAGTGGAATCATCTTCCCGGGCAACGGTTTCCCTTAAGGGAGAAATCGTTGAATTCAGCCTTTCGGCAACAACTAAATCAGGTACTACCGAAACACTCTCTGCGTTCGATCATCCAGTTACGCTGAGTCTGGCAGCGGCTGAAGGCTTCGACCCTTCACAGGGAGGAATATATTATATTAACGAAAATGGGAAATTGGAATTTCTCAAATCGGATTACGTGAATGGCGTATTAACAACTAAAGTGAGCCACTTCAGCAAGTATGCCATTTTGCAACTGAATCGGACGTTTGCCGATGTTCCGGCCAATCATTGGGCCAGCTCTGTCATCAAGGAGTTGGCAGCAAAGGGCTATGTCGAAGGCACAAACGAAGATCAATTTGAGCCAGGACGGGCAGTCACTCGCGCTGAATTCACCGCCATGCTCGTTCATTCTCTGGGACTGACCGTAGCGGGGAAAGTACAATTTACAGATGTAGCGACAGCTGCCTGGTACGCGGAACCCATCTCGATTGCGACCCAAGCCGGTATTGTCAACGGCCGAAGCGCAGCCAGTTTCCAGCCGGACGCACAGATTACCCGTGAAGAAATTACGGTGATGCTGATGAAAGCATACGAACTGAATGATGGTAAAGTGCCTGTTGGTTCTACAGATATCTTGTTTACAGATATGGCTCAGGTTTCTTCATGGGCAGCTGTTTCGGTGAAGGATGCAGCCCGCCTAGGACTGGTCCAAGGCCAAAAACAAGGACAGTTTGTACCTAAAGGGATCGCTTCCCGTTCAGAGGCGGCTCAGGTCATCTATAACCTGATTTTGAAGTAA
- a CDS encoding alpha-galactosidase produces MINLTIQYNEQLRIFAIQTQHSSYIFGINEREHLQHLYWGNPVDIEDSAPLLHLQSHSSFDAEVEGEVEEFSFWGGASYTEPSLKLRMSDGIRDLQVKYDRHEIIEQDGRQTLIITLKDQVYALETQLVYRVIPEFDLVERYANIVNKGQEDIVLESMQSAAWTVPYLQDYRLTHVTGKWSGEFQLRNTILTEGKKVLESRRGFTDGHANPWFAIDNGLSTESGGGVWFGALAWSGNWKIVAEKTPFTHVRVTGGINDFDNEWLLGAGETFETPVFVGGFSPEGFGGMSHRLHQYQYNYILPRSEIGKVLYNSWEATYFDVNAQDQMALAERAAKMGVELFVVDDGWFGQRHSDRAGLGDWNVNKEKFPNGLVELIDRVQGLGMEFGIWVEPESVNPDSDLYREHPDWVYHFETRGRTELRNQLLLNISKPEVKQYIIHFMTELLGNHEIKFIKWDMNRTITEPGMKGHPINRQKEVWVRHVQSLYDIWAQLRAKFPDVEFETCAGGGSRIDLGIFRYADQSWPSDNTDAFDRLSIQEGFSYTYAPRMMTCWVTESPTGMNGRNVSLKYRFHSAMMGTLGIGSNLNEWSDEWIEQSGEFISQYKAIRHLVQFGRQFRLTSLRHKGVTAVQYSDADGSEHVLFAFLHSQKLGEPLPRLRLEGLQADKTYLIEELGLSVSGRALMNIGVELPLRGDFDSLVYRIREQV; encoded by the coding sequence ATGATAAACTTGACGATTCAATATAATGAACAACTACGTATATTTGCAATACAGACGCAACATTCGTCCTACATTTTCGGAATTAATGAGAGAGAACACCTCCAGCACTTGTATTGGGGTAATCCCGTGGACATCGAGGACAGTGCTCCGTTGCTCCATCTACAATCCCACAGCTCTTTTGACGCGGAAGTGGAAGGAGAGGTGGAGGAGTTCAGCTTCTGGGGAGGAGCATCTTATACAGAGCCATCTCTGAAGCTGCGTATGTCTGATGGTATCCGTGATCTTCAGGTAAAGTATGACCGTCACGAAATCATTGAACAGGATGGCAGACAGACGTTGATTATCACGTTGAAGGATCAGGTGTATGCACTTGAAACGCAGCTGGTATATCGGGTCATCCCGGAATTCGACCTGGTGGAGCGTTATGCCAATATCGTAAATAAGGGGCAAGAGGATATCGTTCTGGAGAGCATGCAATCTGCAGCCTGGACTGTGCCATATCTCCAGGATTACCGTCTGACACATGTTACGGGGAAATGGTCGGGTGAATTCCAACTACGCAATACCATTTTGACAGAGGGAAAAAAGGTACTTGAATCGCGGAGAGGTTTCACCGACGGTCATGCTAACCCATGGTTTGCCATTGATAATGGTCTTTCGACAGAAAGCGGCGGCGGGGTATGGTTTGGTGCTCTGGCCTGGAGCGGCAACTGGAAGATTGTCGCTGAGAAGACCCCGTTCACGCATGTGCGGGTCACAGGTGGCATCAATGATTTTGACAATGAATGGCTGCTGGGTGCGGGTGAAACGTTTGAGACGCCTGTCTTTGTCGGCGGATTCAGCCCAGAAGGCTTTGGCGGAATGAGCCACCGCTTGCACCAATATCAATACAATTACATACTGCCTCGCAGTGAAATCGGGAAAGTGCTGTACAACTCATGGGAAGCTACCTACTTCGATGTTAACGCACAGGACCAAATGGCGCTTGCCGAGCGGGCAGCCAAGATGGGCGTTGAGCTGTTCGTCGTGGATGACGGCTGGTTTGGACAGCGGCATTCCGACCGAGCTGGGTTGGGCGACTGGAACGTGAATAAGGAGAAGTTCCCGAACGGACTTGTGGAGCTGATTGACCGGGTTCAAGGACTTGGGATGGAGTTTGGCATATGGGTAGAGCCCGAGTCGGTCAATCCGGATAGTGATCTTTATAGAGAACATCCAGACTGGGTATATCATTTTGAGACCCGAGGACGTACGGAGCTTCGCAATCAGCTGCTGCTGAACATTTCCAAGCCGGAGGTTAAGCAATACATTATCCATTTTATGACCGAACTGCTTGGCAACCATGAGATTAAGTTCATTAAATGGGACATGAACCGGACCATCACGGAGCCTGGCATGAAGGGGCACCCTATTAACCGCCAGAAAGAAGTATGGGTAAGGCATGTCCAGAGTCTCTATGATATATGGGCACAGCTGAGAGCCAAGTTCCCGGATGTGGAGTTTGAGACTTGCGCAGGAGGTGGCTCGCGGATTGATCTGGGCATCTTCCGTTATGCCGACCAATCCTGGCCGAGTGACAATACGGATGCGTTCGACCGTCTGAGCATTCAGGAAGGGTTCTCGTATACGTACGCGCCACGTATGATGACCTGTTGGGTAACCGAGTCACCTACAGGAATGAACGGTCGAAACGTCTCCCTGAAGTATCGTTTCCACAGTGCAATGATGGGCACGCTTGGTATTGGCTCCAATCTGAACGAGTGGAGTGATGAGTGGATTGAGCAATCTGGGGAATTCATCAGTCAGTACAAAGCCATTCGCCACTTGGTGCAATTCGGCAGACAATTCCGCCTGACTTCGCTTCGTCATAAGGGGGTTACGGCTGTCCAGTACAGCGATGCTGACGGAAGTGAACATGTTCTATTCGCTTTTCTTCACTCGCAGAAGCTGGGTGAACCGTTGCCTAGACTGCGTTTGGAAGGCCTTCAGGCTGACAAGACCTATCTCATTGAAGAGCTGGGGTTATCGGTCAGTGGGCGTGCGCTGATGAACATCGGAGTGGAACTTCCGTTACGTGGCGATTTCGACAGCCTGGTGTATCGTATCCGTGAGCAGGTGTAA
- a CDS encoding cache domain-containing sensor histidine kinase: MRQFYRKYIYMPFVNLTFRSKLFMVFVLVTIIPMMLLVYFSYELTKTKLTEQIYINMTNSTAQITKNLENKLDSYEHISASIYLDNRLANYLTNEYQDDPSYLDVYNYIGNRIDTVMAAYPDFDSAFIYSDNPSLPKDNYYIKPITPEVENTELFHKLKQSYGNIIHLSSPQTENGPAMFTLARLLNNNSNQYPYGMLVFQISESVIYSLMEKEAGGKDIFIINDKGIILSSADKQLINTSLPELLHQNFDETPSGRFDTTYQGVKALAVYNTLKNGWKTVSIFPYDSIIKDAKSLSQLIIKISLSFIGVALLLIYITASLFSKRIRTLIRMIRRIERGDFNPTHEEQMGSDEIGQLHFAFEQMTTRLKSLVTEVYQKELQSKEAELDLLQAQINPHFLYNTLGSISSLAVKHQDPQIQDMVLHLAKFYRISLNKGKSILTINEELKLTQSYNAIQLIRFKGKLNIIYTIDQSILPYSTVKLALQPFVENAVIHALWNQDRPLNIHIKGVIENNSIILSVIDDGMGMRRETLQSLFEEKEGRGYGISNVDRRIKLKFGEYYGVKVYSKLGMGTTVQIRLPQKEIQ, translated from the coding sequence ATGCGCCAATTCTATCGAAAATACATATACATGCCTTTTGTTAACCTGACCTTTCGTTCCAAACTATTTATGGTATTTGTACTCGTTACCATCATTCCGATGATGTTGTTGGTTTATTTCTCCTATGAACTTACCAAAACAAAACTTACCGAGCAGATCTATATCAACATGACGAATTCAACAGCTCAGATCACTAAAAATCTGGAGAATAAACTGGACAGCTACGAACATATTTCCGCCTCCATTTATTTGGATAACCGGCTTGCCAATTACCTTACGAACGAATATCAGGATGATCCATCCTATCTGGATGTCTATAATTATATTGGCAATCGAATTGACACGGTGATGGCTGCCTATCCTGATTTTGATAGCGCATTCATTTATTCGGACAATCCATCGCTGCCCAAAGACAATTATTATATCAAGCCGATTACACCTGAGGTTGAAAATACGGAACTGTTCCACAAGTTGAAACAATCGTACGGGAACATTATTCATCTCTCATCGCCGCAGACCGAGAATGGTCCCGCCATGTTCACGCTTGCCCGGCTGCTGAACAACAATAGTAATCAGTATCCCTACGGCATGCTGGTCTTTCAAATTTCCGAGTCTGTCATCTATTCTCTCATGGAAAAAGAAGCAGGCGGTAAGGATATCTTTATCATCAATGACAAAGGTATTATTTTATCTTCAGCGGACAAGCAGTTGATCAACACAAGCCTGCCCGAATTGCTTCATCAAAATTTTGACGAGACGCCTTCAGGCAGATTTGATACAACGTATCAAGGGGTCAAGGCTCTAGCGGTGTATAACACGCTCAAAAATGGCTGGAAAACGGTGTCCATCTTCCCTTACGACAGTATTATCAAGGATGCCAAATCCCTCTCTCAGCTTATTATCAAAATTTCACTGAGCTTCATCGGCGTGGCGCTGCTGCTCATCTATATTACGGCCTCGCTGTTCAGCAAACGTATCAGGACGTTAATACGGATGATTCGGCGCATTGAACGAGGGGATTTCAACCCTACCCATGAGGAACAAATGGGCAGTGATGAGATCGGACAGCTTCACTTTGCATTTGAGCAGATGACAACCCGGCTGAAAAGTCTGGTTACAGAAGTCTACCAGAAGGAGTTACAGAGCAAGGAAGCCGAGCTTGACCTGCTTCAAGCCCAGATCAATCCTCATTTTCTGTATAATACACTCGGCTCGATCTCCTCTCTGGCCGTAAAGCATCAGGATCCCCAGATTCAGGATATGGTCCTTCATCTGGCCAAGTTTTATCGGATATCCCTCAATAAAGGAAAGAGCATCCTGACCATCAATGAGGAATTAAAACTGACGCAGAGCTATAATGCCATACAGCTTATTCGATTTAAAGGCAAGCTGAACATCATCTACACGATAGATCAATCGATCCTGCCCTACTCAACCGTGAAGCTTGCGTTACAGCCTTTTGTGGAGAATGCAGTGATTCATGCACTTTGGAATCAGGATCGGCCCCTCAATATCCATATCAAGGGCGTCATTGAGAATAATAGTATTATCTTATCTGTTATAGACGATGGGATGGGTATGCGGCGTGAGACGCTTCAGTCTTTGTTTGAAGAGAAAGAAGGCAGAGGCTATGGCATTTCCAATGTGGATCGGCGAATTAAGCTAAAATTTGGTGAATACTACGGTGTTAAAGTGTATAGCAAACTGGGCATGGGAACCACGGTCCAAATCCGACTGCCACAAAAAGAGATTCAATAG
- a CDS encoding ABC transporter permease — translation MHKVSAIKTVRSNNLISRLKEQKWLFVLMLPAFIATLLFSYGPMFGLYMAFTNYQPGGGSFFYQFFHAEFVGFQWFEYFFTTGDFYRVMRNTLATSLLTLFFGFPAPIILALVLNEARQGFFKRFVQTVSYLPHFISWVIAANIVITLLASDGMLNNILVLLGIVKEPVAFLQNGPLFWWIIALSNMWKEMGFSAIMYLAAIASINPELYEAARVDGASRFKQMWHITLPSMRPTIVILAILAVGGILNAGFEQQYLLQNNTVLEYSEVIDIYAYKYGLQNSMFSYGAAVGMFKSVVAFILVLIVNRISRKVNDQALF, via the coding sequence ATGCATAAGGTAAGCGCTATCAAAACAGTCAGGAGCAATAATCTGATAAGCAGACTAAAAGAGCAAAAATGGTTATTCGTGCTTATGCTTCCTGCCTTCATTGCGACATTGTTATTTTCCTATGGTCCGATGTTTGGACTATATATGGCGTTTACGAATTATCAGCCGGGTGGGGGATCATTTTTTTACCAGTTCTTCCATGCCGAATTTGTAGGTTTCCAGTGGTTTGAGTATTTCTTTACTACAGGGGATTTCTATCGGGTTATGCGTAATACGCTTGCGACAAGCTTGCTTACACTGTTCTTCGGATTTCCTGCTCCAATTATTCTTGCGCTTGTGTTGAATGAAGCGAGACAGGGATTTTTCAAACGTTTTGTTCAGACCGTTTCTTATCTGCCGCATTTTATCTCTTGGGTTATTGCAGCCAACATTGTAATTACGCTGCTGGCTTCCGATGGAATGCTTAACAATATTCTGGTTCTGCTGGGCATTGTCAAAGAACCCGTCGCATTTTTGCAGAACGGGCCGCTATTCTGGTGGATTATTGCACTGTCGAACATGTGGAAAGAGATGGGTTTCAGCGCCATAATGTATCTCGCCGCGATCGCTTCCATAAATCCGGAACTCTACGAAGCGGCCAGGGTGGACGGAGCCAGCCGATTTAAGCAAATGTGGCATATTACGCTGCCATCCATGCGCCCTACCATTGTCATATTGGCTATTCTCGCGGTCGGAGGCATTTTGAATGCAGGATTTGAACAGCAATACCTGCTGCAAAATAACACGGTGCTTGAATACTCCGAAGTTATTGATATTTATGCCTACAAATACGGACTACAGAACAGCATGTTCTCTTACGGAGCGGCCGTGGGGATGTTCAAATCCGTTGTTGCCTTTATTCTTGTCCTCATCGTGAACCGGATTTCCAGAAAAGTGAACGACCAGGCGTTGTTCTAA